In the Hirundo rustica isolate bHirRus1 chromosome 2, bHirRus1.pri.v3, whole genome shotgun sequence genome, ATTCCTCTCTCAGCAGCATTCTTTTGAGAGAACTGAAAATATACCCCATTGCATAGCAGACATTGGAGGATTTAGCTGATATTTGTCTGTAAACCTTATTTTTAATCATTCCACTGCCCTAGTGCAAGTGCACATTTTTGGCTCTCTTGGTAAGAGTATTTGAtgtttgcagctgtgctggaagcTCTTGTCATAGACACAGGGGTTTTAAATGCCAAATGCTCAGAGCCTGTTTCTGAGGCAGTGGACTATGGGGAGAGAAACCTGAGTGTGTTTTCACTGTACAAATCCCTATCAGTTGTTTGTCAGGCATCTGTTGTCAGTGCTGGTGCTCTGCGGCCCCTCCTGTGCTGAGTGGTGGCTGCCCCTGTCTGGCAGCAATCTGGGCTGGGGGGAGGATCAGGAGGGCAGGTTCAGAGCAGCTCTTGGGTAGAGATAAAGCTCATGGGTAGAGATAAAGCCAGGCTAATAAGttaaggaaaagaaggaaaaaggcaaattatACAAAAATGATCACTCACCACCTCCTGGCAGCAGACCAGTGCCCAGCTAGCCTCTGAGTGATGGCTGCTTTAGCTAAATCCACATCCTGCCACCCCTTCCTGGTTTTATTGCTGGGCATGGAACCTTAATGGAGTGAGTTTTGCCTTTAGCCAGCTGGGCTCCGTAACCGTGAGTCTGCCCCCTCCCAGACTCTGGCTCACCCACAGCCTGCTCACCAGTGTGAGAAGTGGAGAAGGCCCTGAGGCTCTGCAAGCTCCCCAACAGGCATAACGCTGTGTGTAATCCACACTGCTTTGGTCACCAGTCTATACCAGGGTactgcagggctgctgtggagaaAACGggccccatcccagccagacCCAGTATGGCTGTTCTGAGTGACAAATGAGGTGCAATTGAGGATACTCACGTCTGTCTTTTCCAGGCCTGTATTGAGCTATGCTtgcaagaaaatgtaaaagaaggcaaagaataaaagaaattgtACAAAGCAGGCAAATCCTAGAGACTTGCTGAATTCCCTGCTCAGATTAGGTGTTGGGCCCCCATGATGTGCATACACATGGATATCTGCTCTTATTAGCAGATGTTGCAGTGTGGGTCGATGGTGACTTGCCGCAACCTTCCTGAACCGTCTCCATAAAGGCGGCATTCAGGCAGACACGCAGCAATCACGCACACGATACACACGTGCCACAGATAGCTTTCCAAACCTCAGAGGGTGGGAAGAGCCTTTGCATGGAATTCCAATGGGGTTTACTTCGTACGCACATTGAAGGAGTCCAGAGGCAAAGACAAAGATGGTCGGCGGGTCCAAGCTTATATATGGGtagaaagggggggggggggatgggggtggggggggtggagCCAACAGTAGTAACCAATCACTGAGAGATGTGGGTGGGAAAAAGGAGTATAATGACCAATAGAGAAGCAGAAAGGTAAACAGACAGGTGTACAAACCAATGGGGCTACAAAGAAGAAAGACACGACTAGAAACCTGACCATATATGGTCAACCTAGGGTCTAAAGGACAAGGGGCCAACAGGGGGATGTGGCGGCAACACATCATGTCACTTTAACAGGAGGTCTATAGGAGAGGCTGAAGTCTAGGGGATGTTCTGCCAAGGCATAGCCCCAAGAAGTCCCCTAGCAGGCCCACAGGCCTCCACAGCAGGATCCAGAGTGGATGGCTTTCATCTGACCCTGAGGTAAGAGCTCGTCTGGCAGAATGATGATGGTGCTATGTTGTAGttacaaaaatgaaagcatttttgaTAGGATTTATGATTAGTCTAGCACATaaatgattattattattaaaatgccACAGATTTCCACAAAACAAATTAACACAATACAAGCTGTAAGTAGTGTAACACaaaatttataataaattttaagttaTAATTTCCAATTACTAAATCCTAGCTTAATTTATGATGCTTAGTGACTTGAACCCTGTGCAGATCAAGTCAAATCTTAGTCTACGCTTTGCTCtatcaatttaaaaattacaattagACTCTCAAAACATGTAAAAGACTGAGTCACTCCCTCCAGCCTCAGAGGATGAAACAATGGTGGAGGCATGCCTGCTACTGGGGGGTGGTGGGTTTCActgtccagcagcagctctggttcAAGTCTCCCCTTGTGCCTCATAACTGGTTGAATCTCTAGACAGTGGGCTGCTGCACTTCACCTCCCTCTTCTGTGCGGGCCTGGTGGGCCAGGGGCCTGGGACCCTCCGGGACAGTAAGGAGGGGAGCAGTCACCTGGAGCCCAGGAACCTTGAGGAtgagagggaggagaaaaatttGTTTGTCTGGGTTTTCTTCTGGGTTCACAGAACCTTCAGGGCCTGAGAAAGAGGTGAAGGGTCATGAAGATGTGATCCACTCAGTGACAGGTGATGGCTGCTTGCCTCGTGAATTGGCATTAATTAATTTCCTGAGCAGGGGTTGAAGCAGGGTGTACTAGTGGCAGTGATACAAATCAATACTTCACTTTTACAGTGACTTTTCAGGGAAGGCAAGAATGAAGCATGTGCCACTGCCCCTCAACTCTGAAGAGATCCCTGGTCCCACCAAGGTTTGCAGGGATAGGGTTCAGAGAGCAGTTGTgggaaagcaaagggaaaatctggctccagcacaggctccagggcagccagagaAAAATATCACAGTGCTGGGAGTGGAAGCCTGCACTACTGTAAATGGCAGGGCTTTGGACTTGGTTAAACAAGTAAAAACACTTAGAATATTGTGCTGTGGTGTATCTGCTATACTATACTATACATAGtgtatatatttcatatatctatatctagatatatgaaatatatacactataaaaaatacattcctCTTGCATATAGGTGTTTTGCGTGTGTAAATATACACACATAGAGGGAGACAAGAAATCAATCTATTTCAAGTGCAGGTCATGAATCAAAATCTCCATTGAATAGCAGTCATCACAGATAGAAATATCTTGCACAGTTGTCAAAAAGGCAGTATCAAGGccaaaattaaatgagaaaattatgtCTCATGGTCTTTAGAACCCCATAAATTGATGTACATGCATGTTTAATGTGAGCTGTGTTGCAGCAGCTTGCCTGCCATAATCTTAagcctttatttttcatatggAGCTGCTCTCTTCCTATGCGATTTGTTTGGATCCAGCCGTGTCTGAGTTCCATGTTGTCCTGCAGCGGCTCTTCCAGTGCTCCCTCAATGCTCTTGCCTGAAGATGACTTCATAAAACATGACAGGATTACCTacatgaaacatgaaaaaaggCTAGCAGTGTCATCACTAAGAACCAGGATTTGAGGATGTCCCACTTAAAAGTGCCAAACTTCCTCTGAACCTAGCAGGTTTTTGATTTGCTACCAGTTTCTCCATTGCCATCACCATCACTTCCAGCATTACTGCCTTGGCACTTCTCATCATCCctcagaaaaaagaaggaattatgTCCATGGTTACTCTATCTTACCTGCCCCTGAGGAAGGGGCAAGCAGAAGGGACACAGTTGCAGTGCTGACCCTGGAGAACTTGGAAAATAGCTCCATCTTATTTCATCTATTTCTGGATGCCTTCTGACTCCCTTGAAGGTAACTCGCTTTCAAAAACAAGAGTGCTGGGCTCAAACCTTAGCTTTGAGCAAAAAATTTTATCCTATTGTAAACCAGTCGGTCCTGGTACTGAGgcagcctggggcagcctgggcttTCAGAAAAGGCAGTGTCTGTTTCTATGGCATTAGTGGCTCCCTTGGCCATATCTCAGCACCCTGGGCAGTTTGGGTAAGCTCTTAACACATCTGGTAGTGTGCCCTCCCTCACCAAGCCCTGAGTGCTTCCTCTGCCCTTGTTGTAGGCCAGTCTCCTCCAGTGCTGTCTTCTGTttattgttttgattatttttagtGCCTGCAAATACATTTCTGCAATGACTATTAGCAACATCAGTTCAACTTATGTATTTCAAGTCAATATGTATATCATATTCAACTTATATATTTCAAAAACTTAGCAAGCTACTGGGCTTTCTTGAATAATTTTGTGGGTAAATTATGCCATGTTACACTGAACACTGTATTAACCATTAATAGATGGAGTTGTACCCTTATTCTTGAAATGAGGATCAGCACATAAGAGAAAAGACATTGCAGCAAGACTTTAAGACTGTAAGTAAACTAtcaagatttaaaataaatacagtagaATCTTGATTTTGACAAAGGAGGTAAAGCAACCTCctgtagaaaaaggaaaaataaaaggaaatgtgaGTTCACTGATCTGATTACAAGCCAACTGTCAACCAAACTTATAGATGAAGGATTAAGACAATTAAGGGctccttctttattttaaattattttcctcactCACAGCAGCCGTAATATACATTTGTTCTTACCAGTAGGTCCTCCCCTAACACATGATGATGCAGGAGGAagtacttttcttctttcagtttctttgtgtttcagagGAGGCAAAAGAGATTTTATACAATTTCTGAGGGAAACAGAACTTTTAAAATCAGTAAACCAGTGACTCCCTGTGCCTCTAAATATCAAGTTATAGTTCAGAAATCCTGGACTTCTGAAAATTCCTCTCCATTTACTCTGCCCCCATCTCTGAAGGGAGTTATTGCTGTATTTTACTTCCCACATTTCATAGGTAAAAACAAATAAAGTTAAGGAAGGCTTGCATTTTACTAGCACTCAGCTAAAGCTGCAGTTTCACTTTACATAGAATTGAAACTCCTTGAGCTCTTAGCTGGTTGACAGCAAGTTcctaatattaaaataaaacaagatcAACCTGAGAGCAAAAGAAACTGTTAAGTGTGGGTACAGCTATTAAAATTTCCACTGTTTGTAGTCATAGAGTGCGAGGGAGCACCTGTCAAAAATTACAGGGTTGGGTGACTGGACGTTGTGTTTTAGAAAATCTTCATGCAGGCAAAGTAGACACTAAGTGTCTCACATTCCAGTGACTTGTACCAGGGTCATGGCTTGTAGAAATCATTCACAATCCAACTTTTGCACACTCCTCCACatagttttcacttttttgtgTTGAGTTTCCTATGCTTTTACCATTATCctttttgtcttggttttggttCCCTTCCCCAAGTTCCTTGCACTTAACAGATATTTCTTCCAGATTTCTATGTAAAGTATTCAGCTTAAGGGAATTGTCTGCTCATATTAGGACACAAGTGATTGTTAAAATTTTCTGAATCCTTGAAGCTATTAGCTGCAGAAACAAATCCCAAATAATAATTATAAGAATTACTAAACTTCCATGTCATTTAACAATTTTTGTCTCCCTTCATGCAGTTTacagtaaaaaaaggaaaaaaaaaaaaaggaacttgaGCTTCTGCAATCTTTGTTGATCACATGAATATTACCCTTTCATAATGCCTTTGTCTCCTAGCTGATTAATCTCATACTCTCTCATTAAGGATTTTGAAGTTGCCTTCCTTTGGTGTTcagatgaagagaaagaagatacaGTGTAGATTACTGTTGTCTTGAGTGAGTTATATTATGTTACATTCTCCTCAACGCCTCAGCTGAACCACTGGAAACCACTCTGATGCTGCTCTCTTCTGCTCCAGTTTATGGTCTTTTCCAGAATCTAATCTGTCAGACCTGGAAGCACAAAGAATATGGTATGttaaaacattcattttaaattttctcttagACATTTTTGACTGGAAGTGTTGTGGAAGATTTTCaagaacattttctgcttttctattttctaaatGGTCCAGTTTACTGTTATGGTTAGAAGTTGCAGAGCATTATGAAAGGAAAGGATTTATCTGTCTTCCTATACTTCAGAATGAGCATAATATATTTTCTACTTGCTGTAACGTAGGAGGTGTTTCTCTAGCCTTTCCCCCACAAAGAAATATATGGAACCCCAGCAAAAAAAACTTCCTTCAGAAACACATAGATATACTGTTGCTAAATATTTGGAGAACACCCTAAATCATTAAGGGTTTATGCACATGCCGGTTAAGATCTGTAGATTAGTTCTTTTCAAACTTTTTATAAAGCCAAGCACAGATCACAGAGAAAAGAACAGCTCACATACTCTAGCTGTACTATTAAACAAGCCTCTCATTGCAAAGACATTGCACAAGACAGCCTTGCTTTTTGCTCTTATTTagagatattttttatttttttctggtagtATAATGGATGAAAGATTTTACACACGCAAATAGCCAGACACAGCACCAGAATGTAACTCTTTACAGTTCAAACAGCTAATGCATTAAAAAGATTATCAGGAAAGGGAGGAACATACAAAGAAATGAAGCACAAACAACTAGGGTGGCTCTACAACTACAGTTAAGTCCCTAAAACACCTGAAATACATGAGAAACTTACATGAAGACTTTGAAAGCCCAGATGCTTTGCACCTAATTCCAGGCACCTAAATGTGCACCATTACTCTCTGGTGAGTAAGCCAGAGCTCTCTTCATCTTCAGAGTCAatcagcagctggagaaggatcTCTGTCtatctctctcttccttccccccttACTCTCTTGAATTTCAGTGCAGCCTAGGTTAATGACAATAAAGTGAGAAACTTGGGTAAGCACCTAAAATTAAGGGTCCGAGTGCAATGGCTGCATATAAGTTCATGTAGACAATTTGTGTCTTCAGTCCAGACTGCAATCATACCTTACCCGTGTCATGCTCTAATGTGGTTTATCACATCTTTAAAGGTTGAATCTAATtagcttttcctcctgctgcattAAGTGTGTAGCAATAATAACTCCCTTGCTTTCCAGCTGGTCCTCAGAAATCAGAGGGGCTGGGTGTGTCTGGACTTAATTACTGATTTGAGCCAATTTAGTACTGCTAAGTCTGATCAGGTTCCCAATTGCAATAATAGTTTGATTTACACTACAAACCTCATCTCATTGGTGAGCAGATTCACCAGTTGTGAGTACTACTGATTCATCACTGTAAGTCTGGTTTAGTTCAATAAGAGCTTCCATGAACAGATTCACCAGTAGTGCAATTTATTGGATAATTGGTAAATATACTAAACTTGCAACATACAAATATACAGCGCTATGTAAGTGCTCCCAGTGCAAGTCTTACCAAAGAAGCATCCCTAGTTTtgtgaagagagagaaaggactCCATTGACTTGCCCGTAAAATGGTTATATTCTCCTCCTCTGCCAATTAGGATCTCAAATGCCAATTTATACTTTTGGGAGAAGTGGAAGCGAGACTGTGGTCAAATATTCTATTACTGCCATCATTACTGGGGGACAGAGAGCAGCCACTTATATGTGAATGACGGCTATCAAGAGTAACAAAGAGATTACAAAGACTTTGGGTCTTGCACAAGGAAAGTATGGAGTTGTGACACTTTAGTATCACTTCCCCTTCTACCTGGCTCGCTGAGGGTAAGAGGGTTAGCTGTTTCCGCCTGATAACACACTTCAGCACACCACCAAGCTCAGAGTAATTCTGTAACCACAGATCTCATGGAAATCCCTTTACCACATATATAACAGCATATCCCAAGGCCACAGACCTCATTGCTACACCTTCCTTGTTTTAAAGGAGGAAAGGTTGCTGGACTTTGATGTACAGTGGCTGCCAGGTTCTGTATCCATGGCTGGTGACAGCCAGCACTTCATGGTCTGCAGTGGTGTGCATCCATCAGATGCACAGTAAAGGGTACCCATGCTGTGCTCCAAGGGCACTTGTCTTGGCTAATCTTCCTGGCCCTGGGGTCCATTGCTCTGCAATAAAAGACAGAGATAGGCAGTTGCTGGAGTATCATGGGCCATTTGGTTTGGctaaatgctttttgttttttcattagTCTCATAACTTTCTTTACATGCAAAAAATGCTGTATCatctaggaaaataaaaaaaagaaactaccAACATATGCCTTCCTGAAACTTATGATTATGAAACCTGCATATCCATTCCTGGTCAGTGTGAGACAAGGACCCCAATTTAGCAGTAGAGTTGGCCTGACCCAGTGTATAGCTGAAATATTCCCACTGCATTAAACTAATACCTCCTTATTTCCTTGGTTTTAGGTACCTTGTGCAAAGATGTCAAATGCATTGCCATTTATCTTGCTCTCCATATTCCCAATGCTGCTGTCAGGGGCTTGGTTTCCCAAAACTTTACCCTGTGACGTCAGTTCTTCAGAAGGTACTGTGACAGTGGACTGCACAGACCGGCGCCTTACAGAAGTCCCCAGAGGGATCCCTGGAAACGCTACCAACCTTACCCTGAGTATTAACCATATTCCCCATATCTACCCAACATCCTTCAATCGTCTTGAAAACCTCCAGGAGATTGACTTCAGATGCAACTGTGTGCCTGTCAAACTAGGGCCCAAAAATCATGTGTGCAACAGCCCACTGAAAATTGAGAATGGAAGTTTTGCTGCTTTGACAGGATTGAAGTCATTGTATTTGGATGCAAACCAGCTGGCAGAAATACCGCGAGGTCTTCCTGCTACTTTAACTCTGCTGAGCCTGGAAGCAAACAACATCTTTTCTATCCAAAAAGCCAACTTCTCAGAGCTAGGAAATATAGAGGTGTTGTACCTTGGACAAAACTGTTACTACCAGAACCCATGCAATGTTTCATTTGAAATTGAGAGAACAGCCTTTCTGGGGCTGAAAAAGTTAACAATACTATCCCTGAAGTCCAACAACTTAACACAAATTCCACCCAATTTGTCATCTACTTTAAAGGAACTGTATATTTACAACAACATGATACAAGAGGTTCAAGAACAGGATTTAAGTGGCCTTCACAACCTAGAAATTCTTGACCTCAGTGGCAATTGCCCACGTTGCTATAATGCCCCGTATCCTTGCATTCCCTGTCCCAAGAGCTCTGTTCAGATACATCCCAAGGCTTTTGATTCGTTGCAAAATTTAAAGATTTTGCGGCTTCACAGTAACTCTCTTCAGAGCATACCCAGCAGCTGGTTTAAAAACATCAAGAATCTGAAAGAACTTGACCTCTCCCAAAATTTCCTCATGAGGGAAATTGGAGATGCTCAGTTTTTGACATTGATCCCCAGCCTCGTGCAGCTTGATCTGTCATTTAATTTTGAACTGAAAGTATATTCTCCCTTCTTGAATCTTTCAGagacattttcttctctctctaaCCTGGAAACCCTGAGGCTCAAGGGTTATGTCTTTAAAGAACTGAGAGCACAAGATCTACATCCACTGCTCAGTCTTAGCAATCTAACCGTGTTGGATCTCGGGACTAATTTTATTAAAGTTGCAGACCTGAAAGTGTTTGAAAAATTCCCAGCTCTTAAGTTCATTGACCTCTCAGTGAATAAAATTTCTCCTTCTTCAGGGGAAAGCAACTTCTATGGATTTTGCTCTAATCCTGGCATTTCAGTTGAGCAATACAACAGGCAAGTACAACAGGAGATGCATTATTTCAGGTATGATGTGTATGAGCGAAGTTGCCGTTCCAAAGACAAAGAGGCTTCTTCCTATGAGTCTCTAGTTAAGGAAGATTGCCTTAACTATGGAAAAACTCTGGATTTAAGCAGAAACAATATATTCTTTGTTAACCCCTCAGACTTCCAGGGCCTTAGCTACCTCAAATGTCTCAACTTGTCAGATAATGCAATAAGTCAAACTTTAAATGGAAGCGAATTTTCTTACATGTCTGGATTGAAATATCTGGATTTTTCTAACAACAGGGTTGATTTGCTATACCAAACTGCTTTCAAAGAATTAAAACTTTTAGAAATTCTAGATCTGAGCAATAACCAGCATTATTTCCTGGCTGAAGGTGTTACTCATGTGCTAGATTTTATGAAAAACCTGGCCCATTTGAGGAAGCTGATGATGAATTGGAATGAGATTTCTACCACTACTGATACCGGAATGGAAAGTCAATCTCTTCGAATTTTAGAATTCAGAGGAAATCGCTTAGATGCTCTCTGGAAGGATGGCAATGATAGATATTTGTCCTTCTTCAAGAATCTGACCAGCCTGGAAGAACTGGATATTTCCTTCAACTCACTCAGTTTTTTGCCTCATAGTGTTTTTGAAAAGATGCCTCCCAGTCTCAAGATCCTCAACTTAACGAATAATCAACTGAAGAGTTTCATCTGGGGAAACCTCCCCTCTCTGAAGAACCTAGTAACTCTGGACCTGAGCAATAACCTTCTGAGTACTGTTCCCCGAGAACTGTCCAATTGCACTTCATCTCTCCAGGAACTGATGCTCCGGAACAATCGCATTCAGCAGTTAaccaaatattttctcagaggTGCTTTTGAACTGAGGTACTTGGACCTCAGCTTAAACAAGATTGAAATAATTAAGAGATCTAGCTTCCCTGAAAATGTCATTAACAACCTGAAGATGCTGCTTTTGCATGGCAATCCTTTTAAGTGTAACTGTGAGGCTGTGTGGTTTGTCTGGTGGATCAATCGGACGCAGGTGACCATTCCTCTTCTGGCCACAGACGTGACCTGTGCTGGCCCAGGGGCACACAAGGGAAAGAGCATGGTTTTCTTGGATCTGTACACCTGTGAGCTGGACACGTCATATTTGATCCTGTATGCTCTGTCAGCTTCAGCTGTCCTTGGCTTGATGGTGTTCACAGTGATGAGCCATCTCTACTTCTGGGATGTGTGGTATAGCTACCATTACTGCACTGCCAAGCTGAAGGGCTATCGGCGCTTGTCTTCACCAGCTGCTTGCTACGATGCCTTTATTGCCTATGACAGTGAAGATCCAGCTGTGAACGAGTGGGTGCTGCAAGAACTGGTTGAGAGGCTGGAAAACCAAAAAGCCAGGCAGTTCAATTTATGCCTGGAAGGAAGGGACTGGCTCCCAGGACAGCCGGTCTTTGATAACCTTTCCCAGAGCATTCAGCTGAGCAAAAAGACCATATTTGTGCTGACCCACAGGTATATTAGAAGTGGCCGCTTCAAGACCACCTTTTATATGGCTCATCAGCGGCTTCTGGATGAAAAAATGGATGTCATTATCTTGATCTTTCTTGAGAAGGTTTTGCAGAAGTCCCGCTATGTCCGCCTGAGGAAGAGGTTGTGCAGAAGTTCAGTCCTGGAATGGCCAACTAATCCCCAGTCTCAGCCCTACTTCTGGCAGTGCCTGAAAAATGCCATAGCTACCAGCAATTCTCTGGCTTACAACAAGCTTCTCCAAGAAACTGTTTAGTTGTACTCTCTCTG is a window encoding:
- the LOC120749375 gene encoding toll-like receptor 7, with the translated sequence MVPCAKMSNALPFILLSIFPMLLSGAWFPKTLPCDVSSSEGTVTVDCTDRRLTEVPRGIPGNATNLTLSINHIPHIYPTSFNRLENLQEIDFRCNCVPVKLGPKNHVCNSPLKIENGSFAALTGLKSLYLDANQLAEIPRGLPATLTLLSLEANNIFSIQKANFSELGNIEVLYLGQNCYYQNPCNVSFEIERTAFLGLKKLTILSLKSNNLTQIPPNLSSTLKELYIYNNMIQEVQEQDLSGLHNLEILDLSGNCPRCYNAPYPCIPCPKSSVQIHPKAFDSLQNLKILRLHSNSLQSIPSSWFKNIKNLKELDLSQNFLMREIGDAQFLTLIPSLVQLDLSFNFELKVYSPFLNLSETFSSLSNLETLRLKGYVFKELRAQDLHPLLSLSNLTVLDLGTNFIKVADLKVFEKFPALKFIDLSVNKISPSSGESNFYGFCSNPGISVEQYNRQVQQEMHYFRYDVYERSCRSKDKEASSYESLVKEDCLNYGKTLDLSRNNIFFVNPSDFQGLSYLKCLNLSDNAISQTLNGSEFSYMSGLKYLDFSNNRVDLLYQTAFKELKLLEILDLSNNQHYFLAEGVTHVLDFMKNLAHLRKLMMNWNEISTTTDTGMESQSLRILEFRGNRLDALWKDGNDRYLSFFKNLTSLEELDISFNSLSFLPHSVFEKMPPSLKILNLTNNQLKSFIWGNLPSLKNLVTLDLSNNLLSTVPRELSNCTSSLQELMLRNNRIQQLTKYFLRGAFELRYLDLSLNKIEIIKRSSFPENVINNLKMLLLHGNPFKCNCEAVWFVWWINRTQVTIPLLATDVTCAGPGAHKGKSMVFLDLYTCELDTSYLILYALSASAVLGLMVFTVMSHLYFWDVWYSYHYCTAKLKGYRRLSSPAACYDAFIAYDSEDPAVNEWVLQELVERLENQKARQFNLCLEGRDWLPGQPVFDNLSQSIQLSKKTIFVLTHRYIRSGRFKTTFYMAHQRLLDEKMDVIILIFLEKVLQKSRYVRLRKRLCRSSVLEWPTNPQSQPYFWQCLKNAIATSNSLAYNKLLQETV